In a single window of the Sesamum indicum cultivar Zhongzhi No. 13 linkage group LG16, S_indicum_v1.0, whole genome shotgun sequence genome:
- the LOC105178718 gene encoding uncharacterized protein LOC105178718 isoform X1, whose product MESKEDPNADGHRHNTATENSDTIARQKKRARRVSFAEMTSVHFFDRDEELNETPSTGTAKIGDDSAGELGSGGESERSKGFGGEDDGDDNVDDEMMQMRSSFLRPVGSPSPGGSTFGSASSNDEDNFFGPVSANFIRPGRLLDSAASDDNHDVTMDSTAFSMHYRSLALSDSGVDLKTPTGGQLFFEEKTPTNANIGSSMVFTLGKKPIPKSCMPVTEVNDSHNSNDMSLVGENPNKYNYDKLSPGLDALLAESSKNLLSVSISDDVITSASPKRKESLVLPSVDHGVDLVNPSDCIRKEISGINSRNVLNGEESTPCRVFGEANGPHRTFHSGLSPKTFSSSTLGAAASNTDNYKPNMSPDQLSKDESETALVLFTSSPVKQPQLLLTTASPSQLLGATSPLLAKPVFLLRNDSVEHHETQTSIQKSISKLELLEKSGFSSSFSAKVDNSTIKSLDFLKSPNFDAFLEKKRHISRMNFEDSVTEKKLASVDQSKERSYAFSMNRTRAETLNHISGENHLEEHLDQIMSGKLPNELSAKNLSADQSKYKRASPSKIWSGNKLMRSLFSPKHSNEDAVMTETESLLADIASGDGVKILSAQFVSSPGRLLEKKLSTTLGLQSSQSKDLVLQSQFKQSSDSDKDRDSTPEGNLTDGNLSTSNANRAAVSNGMDGELGSPFVEVNHLKNLVEVRSTDNGEVDIYNRNGTFGNIDDFITPAKNKYQVKHSKILDVGNQTSRESSRFEDDLPGGEFGVISHGSVSPSAYKNLEEPTLQKNLRGFPTAIPSRKEIGNTQSPIIPSPRTIQLSGRLEKFSGNKRSIELLLRDTQHRTEMAIMQRSPKLQKGGNVDTERQLSPNEGRSTLSGNERKKWTDIYSTFSEDMKKIISASADKLNNKMIDVLGDIFIHQQRSKIYEMLHLGVMPQNAVVLHDPQLGKIAEVNSLLLRVVYEKAKLQLKNVQREKLLKRLQILSSSAQESLILRENILSNPLGTHSTNVLVDGVGDRSLSVSLKDGHEVCHEKLTAMRHALEALDRKILTLKGTFHACCKLKAEQSCDDTIALVNEQLIKRASCRFIRLDMQMWVVHSVGSVNGQHNIVLNYLDFIFQSIKVIVGPTSSAATSFKLNEANIIKNFPNLDACTAFTFVFNAERARKYVGAKTLVQETQVTSSLLGTLLDVVEEVQLAQMELQNLTQSNFSSPSDGQLNLMLSYFNFNSGRKVILTLDMSCLKRGIYPSDVLPLQLPEPVNSQKCLLSGRTIDEISDAVKGVRSGYMRILRLCRCISQVTVLRLRVVPDVHELWSNVAHVMT is encoded by the exons ATGGAATCCAAGGAGGATCCTAACGCCGATGGCCACCGCCACAACACGGCGACGGAAAATTCGGACACCATAGCTCGGCAGAAGAAGCGGGCGCGCAGAGTGAGCTTTGCTGAGATGACGTCGGTTCACTTCTTCGACCGCGACGAAGAGCTTAATGAGACTCCCTCAACGGGAACTGCAAAAATTGGTGACGACTCGGCTGGTGAATTAGGCTCTGGCGGGGAATCGGAGCGTAGTAAGGGGTTTGGAGGGGAGGATGATGGCGATGATAATGTTGATGATGAGATGATGCAAATGCGGAGTTCGTTTTTGCGTCCGGTTGGGTCCCCTTCTCCAGGAGGGAGCACCTTTGGTTCTGCCTCCTCGAACGATG aagataatttttttggccCTGTGTCGGCCAATTTTATAAGGCCCGGCCGGTTGTTGGACTCTGCAGCTTCTGATGATAATCACGATGTTACAATGGATTCAACAGCTTTTTCCATGCATTACCGCAGTCTTGCTCTATCAgattcaggagtagacttgaAGACACCAACAGGGGGTCAACTCTTCTTTGAAGAGAAAACACCAACAAATGCAAATATAGGAAGCTCCATGGTTTTCACTTTAGGTAAAAAGCCTATTCCCAAATCTTGTATGCCTGTCACAGAAGTAAATGATAGCCACAACTCCAACGATATGAGTCTTGTTGGGGAAAACCCTAACAAGTATAACTATGATAAACTATCACCAGGATTGGATGCACTCCTTGCAGAGAGCAGTAAAAATCTTCTTTCTGTCAGTATATCTGATGATGTCATTACTTCAGCATCACctaaaagaaaggaaagttTGGTTTTGCCATCAGTTGATCATGGGGTTGACCTTGTAAATCCAAGTGACTGTATAAGGAAAGAAATCAGTGGGATTAATTCCCGCAATGTCCTGAATGGGGAAGAATCTACTCCTTGCAGAGTATTTGGTGAGGCAAACGGTCCTCACAGAACCTTTCACAGTGGTCTTTCTCCTAAAACATTTTCATCAAGTACATTGGGTGCTGCAGCTTCCAACACAGATAATTATAAACCAAATATGTCACCAGACCAGTTGAGTAAA GATGAATCTGAAACCGCTTTGGTGCTATTTACATCTTCTCCTGTCAAACAACCCCAACTTCTTCTGACGACTGCCTCTCCATCTCAACTTTTGGGAGCAACCTCTCCTTTGCTTGCAAAACCTGTTTTTTTGCTCAGAAATGATAGCGTAGAACATCATGAAACCCAGACCTCTATTCAGAAAAGCATTTCCAAACTGGAATTACTTGAGAAATCTGGGTTCTCTTCTAGTTTCAGTGCTAAAGTTGACAATTCCACTATCAAGTCGCTGGATTTCTTAAAATCCCCTAATTTTGATGCTTTTCTGGAAAAGAAACGTCATATTTCTAGAATGAATTTTGAAGATTCAGTTACTGAAAAAAAACTTGCTAGTGTTGATCAGAGTAAAGAGAGGAGTTATGCTTTCAGCATGAATCGGACCAGGGCTGAGACTCTGAATCATATCAGTGGTGAAAATCATTTGGAAGAACATCTGGACCAAATAATGAGTGGAAAATTGCCGAATGAGTTGAGTGCCAAAAATCTCTCCGCAgatcaatcaaaatataagCGAGCTTCACCCTCTAAGATTTGGTCTGGGAATAAATTGATGCGTAGTTTGTTTAGTCCGAAACATTCAAATGAAGATGCAGTAATGACTGAAACTGAGTCTTTATTGGCTGATATTGCTTCAGGTGACGGAGTAAAAATTCTTAGTGCTCAGTTTGTTTCTTCTCCTGGTAGATTGCTGGAGAAGAAATTATCAACTACACTAGGTCTTCAATCCAGTCAATCTAAAGATTTAGTGCTACAAAGTCAGTTCAAGCAAAGTTCAGACTCTGACAAAGACCGAGATTCAACTCCAGAGGGAAATCTCACCGATGGTAACCTCTCAACTTCAAATGCTAATAGAGCTGCTGTATCCAATGGAATGGATGGAGAGTTAGGCTCACCTTTTGTTGAAGTCAACCACCTCAAAAACTTGGTTGAAGTAAGATCAACTGATAATGGAGAAGTTGATATTTATAACAGGAACGGAACATTTGGAAACATTGACGACTTTATTACTCCTGCTAAGAACAAATACCAGGTCAAGCATTCCAAAATTCTGGATGTGGGTAACCAAACTAGCAGGGAAAGCTCCAGGTTTGAGGATGACCTCCCTGGTGGAGAATTCGGAGTCATATCTCATGGTTCTGTTTCTCCATCTGCCTATAAGAATCTTGAAGAGCCAACACTGCAAAAG AATCTGAGGGGGTTCCCTACAGCAATCCCCTCAAGGAAAGAGATCGGGAATACACAGTCCCCCATAATACCTTCTCCAAGGACCATTCAGCTGAGTGGCAGACTGGAAAAATTTTCTGGAAACAAGAGAAGTATAGAATTATTGCTGAGGGACACGCAACATAGAACCGAAATGGCCATAATGCAGAGGAGCCCCAAGCTTCAGAAAGGTGGAAATGTTGATACAGAGAGACAGTTGTCTCCGAACGAAGGTAGATCAACACTGTCTGGCAATGAAAGGAAGAAGTGGACTGAT ATATACTCTACATTCTCAGaggatatgaaaaaaattatttctgcATCAGCTgataagcttaataataagaTG ATTGATGTACTTGGAGATATATTTATTCACCAGCagagatcaaaaatatatgagaTGCTTCACCTTGGAGTCATGCCCCAG AATGCAGTTGTTCTTCATGATCCCCAGCTCGGAAA GATAGCTGAAGTAAACTCACTGCTGCTTCGAGTTGTGTATGAAAAGGCAAAATTGCAGCTGAAGAATGTACAGAGGGAGAAACTGTTG AAAAGGTTACAGATACTGAGCTCCAGTGCTCAGGAGTCACtaattttgagagaaaatattCTGTCAAATCCACTGGGGACTCACAGTACCAATGTCCTAGTTGATGGTGTTGGTGATCGGTCATTGTCTGTCAGTTTGAAGGATGGACATGAG GTTTGCCATGAAAAATTGACGGCAATGCGGCATGCCTTAGAAGCTTTAGATAGAAAGATTTTGACCTTGAAGGGAACTTTTCATGCATGCTGCAAGTTGAAAGCTGAACAAAGCTGTGACGACACAATTGCTTTAGTTAATGAGCAATTGATAAAGAGGGCTTCTTGCAGGTTCATTCGACTGGATATGCAG ATGTGGGTGGTCCATAGCGTAGGCAGTGTGAATGGTCAGCACAACATTGTTCTCAACTACCTTGACTTCATTTTTCAGAG CATAAAAGTCATTGTTGGTCCTACATCAAGTGCTGCAACTTCATTTAAACTGAATGAGGCAAACATTATAAAG AATTTCCCAAATTTGGATGCTTGCACAGCATTTACATTTGTGTTTAATGCTGAGAGAGCTCGGAAATATGTTGGTGCTAAAACTTTGGTGCAGGAAACGCAA GTAACCAGTTCTCTTCTGGGTACCTTGCTAGATGTGGTTGAGGAGGTACAGTTAGCCCAGATGGAGTTGCAAAACCTGACCCAGTCTAACTTTTCTTCGCCTTCTG ATGGACAGCTCAATCTGATGCTTtcttactttaattttaattccgGGAGAAAGGTGATCCTCACACTTGACATGTCTTGCTTGAAACG TGGAATCTATCCTTCAGATGTTCTTCCACTTCAATTGCCAGAGCCTGTGAACAGCCAAAAATGTTTATTGTCTGGGCGAACCATTGATGAAATTAGTGATGCAGTTAAGGGGGTTAGAAGTGGATACATGAGGATTCTACGGCTCTGCAGGTGCATCTCCCAG GTAACTGTGCTACGCCTACGGGTAGTACCTGATGTGCATGAACTCTGGTCAAACGTCGCACACGTCATGACCTAA
- the LOC105178718 gene encoding uncharacterized protein LOC105178718 isoform X3, with protein sequence MESKEDPNADGHRHNTATENSDTIARQKKRARRVSFAEMTSVHFFDRDEELNETPSTGTAKIGDDSAGELGSGGESERSKGFGGEDDGDDNVDDEMMQMRSSFLRPVGSPSPGGSTFGSASSNDEDNFFGPVSANFIRPGRLLDSAASDDNHDVTMDSTAFSMHYRSLALSDSGVDLKTPTGGQLFFEEKTPTNANIGSSMVFTLGLDALLAESSKNLLSVSISDDVITSASPKRKESLVLPSVDHGVDLVNPSDCIRKEISGINSRNVLNGEESTPCRVFGEANGPHRTFHSGLSPKTFSSSTLGAAASNTDNYKPNMSPDQLSKDESETALVLFTSSPVKQPQLLLTTASPSQLLGATSPLLAKPVFLLRNDSVEHHETQTSIQKSISKLELLEKSGFSSSFSAKVDNSTIKSLDFLKSPNFDAFLEKKRHISRMNFEDSVTEKKLASVDQSKERSYAFSMNRTRAETLNHISGENHLEEHLDQIMSGKLPNELSAKNLSADQSKYKRASPSKIWSGNKLMRSLFSPKHSNEDAVMTETESLLADIASGDGVKILSAQFVSSPGRLLEKKLSTTLGLQSSQSKDLVLQSQFKQSSDSDKDRDSTPEGNLTDGNLSTSNANRAAVSNGMDGELGSPFVEVNHLKNLVEVRSTDNGEVDIYNRNGTFGNIDDFITPAKNKYQVKHSKILDVGNQTSRESSRFEDDLPGGEFGVISHGSVSPSAYKNLEEPTLQKNLRGFPTAIPSRKEIGNTQSPIIPSPRTIQLSGRLEKFSGNKRSIELLLRDTQHRTEMAIMQRSPKLQKGGNVDTERQLSPNEGRSTLSGNERKKWTDIYSTFSEDMKKIISASADKLNNKMIDVLGDIFIHQQRSKIYEMLHLGVMPQNAVVLHDPQLGKIAEVNSLLLRVVYEKAKLQLKNVQREKLLKRLQILSSSAQESLILRENILSNPLGTHSTNVLVDGVGDRSLSVSLKDGHEVCHEKLTAMRHALEALDRKILTLKGTFHACCKLKAEQSCDDTIALVNEQLIKRASCRFIRLDMQMWVVHSVGSVNGQHNIVLNYLDFIFQSIKVIVGPTSSAATSFKLNEANIIKNFPNLDACTAFTFVFNAERARKYVGAKTLVQETQVTSSLLGTLLDVVEEVQLAQMELQNLTQSNFSSPSDGQLNLMLSYFNFNSGRKVILTLDMSCLKRGIYPSDVLPLQLPEPVNSQKCLLSGRTIDEISDAVKGVRSGYMRILRLCRCISQVTVLRLRVVPDVHELWSNVAHVMT encoded by the exons ATGGAATCCAAGGAGGATCCTAACGCCGATGGCCACCGCCACAACACGGCGACGGAAAATTCGGACACCATAGCTCGGCAGAAGAAGCGGGCGCGCAGAGTGAGCTTTGCTGAGATGACGTCGGTTCACTTCTTCGACCGCGACGAAGAGCTTAATGAGACTCCCTCAACGGGAACTGCAAAAATTGGTGACGACTCGGCTGGTGAATTAGGCTCTGGCGGGGAATCGGAGCGTAGTAAGGGGTTTGGAGGGGAGGATGATGGCGATGATAATGTTGATGATGAGATGATGCAAATGCGGAGTTCGTTTTTGCGTCCGGTTGGGTCCCCTTCTCCAGGAGGGAGCACCTTTGGTTCTGCCTCCTCGAACGATG aagataatttttttggccCTGTGTCGGCCAATTTTATAAGGCCCGGCCGGTTGTTGGACTCTGCAGCTTCTGATGATAATCACGATGTTACAATGGATTCAACAGCTTTTTCCATGCATTACCGCAGTCTTGCTCTATCAgattcaggagtagacttgaAGACACCAACAGGGGGTCAACTCTTCTTTGAAGAGAAAACACCAACAAATGCAAATATAGGAAGCTCCATGGTTTTCACTTTAG GATTGGATGCACTCCTTGCAGAGAGCAGTAAAAATCTTCTTTCTGTCAGTATATCTGATGATGTCATTACTTCAGCATCACctaaaagaaaggaaagttTGGTTTTGCCATCAGTTGATCATGGGGTTGACCTTGTAAATCCAAGTGACTGTATAAGGAAAGAAATCAGTGGGATTAATTCCCGCAATGTCCTGAATGGGGAAGAATCTACTCCTTGCAGAGTATTTGGTGAGGCAAACGGTCCTCACAGAACCTTTCACAGTGGTCTTTCTCCTAAAACATTTTCATCAAGTACATTGGGTGCTGCAGCTTCCAACACAGATAATTATAAACCAAATATGTCACCAGACCAGTTGAGTAAA GATGAATCTGAAACCGCTTTGGTGCTATTTACATCTTCTCCTGTCAAACAACCCCAACTTCTTCTGACGACTGCCTCTCCATCTCAACTTTTGGGAGCAACCTCTCCTTTGCTTGCAAAACCTGTTTTTTTGCTCAGAAATGATAGCGTAGAACATCATGAAACCCAGACCTCTATTCAGAAAAGCATTTCCAAACTGGAATTACTTGAGAAATCTGGGTTCTCTTCTAGTTTCAGTGCTAAAGTTGACAATTCCACTATCAAGTCGCTGGATTTCTTAAAATCCCCTAATTTTGATGCTTTTCTGGAAAAGAAACGTCATATTTCTAGAATGAATTTTGAAGATTCAGTTACTGAAAAAAAACTTGCTAGTGTTGATCAGAGTAAAGAGAGGAGTTATGCTTTCAGCATGAATCGGACCAGGGCTGAGACTCTGAATCATATCAGTGGTGAAAATCATTTGGAAGAACATCTGGACCAAATAATGAGTGGAAAATTGCCGAATGAGTTGAGTGCCAAAAATCTCTCCGCAgatcaatcaaaatataagCGAGCTTCACCCTCTAAGATTTGGTCTGGGAATAAATTGATGCGTAGTTTGTTTAGTCCGAAACATTCAAATGAAGATGCAGTAATGACTGAAACTGAGTCTTTATTGGCTGATATTGCTTCAGGTGACGGAGTAAAAATTCTTAGTGCTCAGTTTGTTTCTTCTCCTGGTAGATTGCTGGAGAAGAAATTATCAACTACACTAGGTCTTCAATCCAGTCAATCTAAAGATTTAGTGCTACAAAGTCAGTTCAAGCAAAGTTCAGACTCTGACAAAGACCGAGATTCAACTCCAGAGGGAAATCTCACCGATGGTAACCTCTCAACTTCAAATGCTAATAGAGCTGCTGTATCCAATGGAATGGATGGAGAGTTAGGCTCACCTTTTGTTGAAGTCAACCACCTCAAAAACTTGGTTGAAGTAAGATCAACTGATAATGGAGAAGTTGATATTTATAACAGGAACGGAACATTTGGAAACATTGACGACTTTATTACTCCTGCTAAGAACAAATACCAGGTCAAGCATTCCAAAATTCTGGATGTGGGTAACCAAACTAGCAGGGAAAGCTCCAGGTTTGAGGATGACCTCCCTGGTGGAGAATTCGGAGTCATATCTCATGGTTCTGTTTCTCCATCTGCCTATAAGAATCTTGAAGAGCCAACACTGCAAAAG AATCTGAGGGGGTTCCCTACAGCAATCCCCTCAAGGAAAGAGATCGGGAATACACAGTCCCCCATAATACCTTCTCCAAGGACCATTCAGCTGAGTGGCAGACTGGAAAAATTTTCTGGAAACAAGAGAAGTATAGAATTATTGCTGAGGGACACGCAACATAGAACCGAAATGGCCATAATGCAGAGGAGCCCCAAGCTTCAGAAAGGTGGAAATGTTGATACAGAGAGACAGTTGTCTCCGAACGAAGGTAGATCAACACTGTCTGGCAATGAAAGGAAGAAGTGGACTGAT ATATACTCTACATTCTCAGaggatatgaaaaaaattatttctgcATCAGCTgataagcttaataataagaTG ATTGATGTACTTGGAGATATATTTATTCACCAGCagagatcaaaaatatatgagaTGCTTCACCTTGGAGTCATGCCCCAG AATGCAGTTGTTCTTCATGATCCCCAGCTCGGAAA GATAGCTGAAGTAAACTCACTGCTGCTTCGAGTTGTGTATGAAAAGGCAAAATTGCAGCTGAAGAATGTACAGAGGGAGAAACTGTTG AAAAGGTTACAGATACTGAGCTCCAGTGCTCAGGAGTCACtaattttgagagaaaatattCTGTCAAATCCACTGGGGACTCACAGTACCAATGTCCTAGTTGATGGTGTTGGTGATCGGTCATTGTCTGTCAGTTTGAAGGATGGACATGAG GTTTGCCATGAAAAATTGACGGCAATGCGGCATGCCTTAGAAGCTTTAGATAGAAAGATTTTGACCTTGAAGGGAACTTTTCATGCATGCTGCAAGTTGAAAGCTGAACAAAGCTGTGACGACACAATTGCTTTAGTTAATGAGCAATTGATAAAGAGGGCTTCTTGCAGGTTCATTCGACTGGATATGCAG ATGTGGGTGGTCCATAGCGTAGGCAGTGTGAATGGTCAGCACAACATTGTTCTCAACTACCTTGACTTCATTTTTCAGAG CATAAAAGTCATTGTTGGTCCTACATCAAGTGCTGCAACTTCATTTAAACTGAATGAGGCAAACATTATAAAG AATTTCCCAAATTTGGATGCTTGCACAGCATTTACATTTGTGTTTAATGCTGAGAGAGCTCGGAAATATGTTGGTGCTAAAACTTTGGTGCAGGAAACGCAA GTAACCAGTTCTCTTCTGGGTACCTTGCTAGATGTGGTTGAGGAGGTACAGTTAGCCCAGATGGAGTTGCAAAACCTGACCCAGTCTAACTTTTCTTCGCCTTCTG ATGGACAGCTCAATCTGATGCTTtcttactttaattttaattccgGGAGAAAGGTGATCCTCACACTTGACATGTCTTGCTTGAAACG TGGAATCTATCCTTCAGATGTTCTTCCACTTCAATTGCCAGAGCCTGTGAACAGCCAAAAATGTTTATTGTCTGGGCGAACCATTGATGAAATTAGTGATGCAGTTAAGGGGGTTAGAAGTGGATACATGAGGATTCTACGGCTCTGCAGGTGCATCTCCCAG GTAACTGTGCTACGCCTACGGGTAGTACCTGATGTGCATGAACTCTGGTCAAACGTCGCACACGTCATGACCTAA